A window of the Labrus mixtus chromosome 8, fLabMix1.1, whole genome shotgun sequence genome harbors these coding sequences:
- the fam131aa gene encoding protein FAM131A isoform X1, translating to MSTMRLRSKSRERGEGYMEDDEEVKFEETEMIPKSGKSPADSRKSVGIHEFAALARSSLNGISQAVRDHVTKPTSLAQGRVAHLIEWKGWPKPANPPPAAHSHFSSYSHLSEGEKEARFAAGVAEQFAIAEAKLRAWASIDDDEEDDSNDEDSHTNGQTHIFSSQSSDAATSNPITGPPCQPEVNGREAPPPESPLGPSSDSLLCDEHIAHNDPHSPQTNSPTLPSDCTSPFLEEEEEGRLGGPEGQQASLQEQRSEVCIHHKSEWRPRARSSRFDSCYSTSHSESPGEEDEEDEEEDGSVFHEARVWHCSPRSFFSDRASSGVASFEEEEEEERDEVEEKKEFLM from the exons GTGAAATTCGAGGAGACTGAAATGATTCCAAAGTCAGGAAAATCTCCGGCAGACTCAAGGAAAAGTGTCGGCATACATGAGTTTGCAGCACTAGCCAGATCCTCCTTGAATG GCATCTCTCAGGCAGTCAGGGATCATGTGACGAAGCCCACCTCCCTGGCCCAGGGTCGGGTCGCCCATCTGATCGAATGGAAAGGTTGGCCCAAACCTGCAAACCCCCCTCCAGCCGCCCACTCCCACttcagctcctacagccacctgagtgaaggagagaaggaggccCGCTTCGCAGCAG GAGTGGCTGAGCAGTTTGCCATTGCTGAGGCTAAGTTGCGCGCCTGGGCCtctattgatgatgatgaagaggacgACTCGAATGATGAGGACTCCCACACCAATGGACAGACTCACATCTTCTCCAGTCAGAGCTCAG ACGCCGCCACGTCCAATCCTATCACCGGACCGCCATGCCAGCCTGAAGTTAACGGCAGagaggccccgccccctgagaGTCCCCTGGGCCCCAGCAGTGACAGCCTGCTGTGCGACGAGCACATTGCTCACAATGACCCACATTCACCCCAGACCAATTCACCTACTTTACCCAGCGACTGCACGAGCCCCTTcctggaggaagaagaggaggggaggctAGGTGGTCCTGAGGGGCAGCAGGCTTCTTTGCAGGAGCAACGCAGCGAGGTCTGCATCCACCACAAGTCAGAGTGGAGGCCTCGGGCTAGGAGCAGCAGGTTTGACTCCTGCTACTCCACCTCTCACTCAGAGTCTCCtggagaggaggacgaggaggacgaggaggaggatggcAGCGTGTTTCATGAGGCCCGGGTATGGCATTGCAGTCCGAGAAGCTTCTTCTCTGACAGGGCTTCATCCGGAGTGGCATCTTtcgaggaagaggaagaggaggagagggatgaagtagaggaaaagaaagagtttTTGATGTGA
- the fam131aa gene encoding protein FAM131A isoform X2: MIPKSGKSPADSRKSVGIHEFAALARSSLNGISQAVRDHVTKPTSLAQGRVAHLIEWKGWPKPANPPPAAHSHFSSYSHLSEGEKEARFAAGVAEQFAIAEAKLRAWASIDDDEEDDSNDEDSHTNGQTHIFSSQSSDAATSNPITGPPCQPEVNGREAPPPESPLGPSSDSLLCDEHIAHNDPHSPQTNSPTLPSDCTSPFLEEEEEGRLGGPEGQQASLQEQRSEVCIHHKSEWRPRARSSRFDSCYSTSHSESPGEEDEEDEEEDGSVFHEARVWHCSPRSFFSDRASSGVASFEEEEEEERDEVEEKKEFLM, translated from the exons ATGATTCCAAAGTCAGGAAAATCTCCGGCAGACTCAAGGAAAAGTGTCGGCATACATGAGTTTGCAGCACTAGCCAGATCCTCCTTGAATG GCATCTCTCAGGCAGTCAGGGATCATGTGACGAAGCCCACCTCCCTGGCCCAGGGTCGGGTCGCCCATCTGATCGAATGGAAAGGTTGGCCCAAACCTGCAAACCCCCCTCCAGCCGCCCACTCCCACttcagctcctacagccacctgagtgaaggagagaaggaggccCGCTTCGCAGCAG GAGTGGCTGAGCAGTTTGCCATTGCTGAGGCTAAGTTGCGCGCCTGGGCCtctattgatgatgatgaagaggacgACTCGAATGATGAGGACTCCCACACCAATGGACAGACTCACATCTTCTCCAGTCAGAGCTCAG ACGCCGCCACGTCCAATCCTATCACCGGACCGCCATGCCAGCCTGAAGTTAACGGCAGagaggccccgccccctgagaGTCCCCTGGGCCCCAGCAGTGACAGCCTGCTGTGCGACGAGCACATTGCTCACAATGACCCACATTCACCCCAGACCAATTCACCTACTTTACCCAGCGACTGCACGAGCCCCTTcctggaggaagaagaggaggggaggctAGGTGGTCCTGAGGGGCAGCAGGCTTCTTTGCAGGAGCAACGCAGCGAGGTCTGCATCCACCACAAGTCAGAGTGGAGGCCTCGGGCTAGGAGCAGCAGGTTTGACTCCTGCTACTCCACCTCTCACTCAGAGTCTCCtggagaggaggacgaggaggacgaggaggaggatggcAGCGTGTTTCATGAGGCCCGGGTATGGCATTGCAGTCCGAGAAGCTTCTTCTCTGACAGGGCTTCATCCGGAGTGGCATCTTtcgaggaagaggaagaggaggagagggatgaagtagaggaaaagaaagagtttTTGATGTGA